A region of Corallincola holothuriorum DNA encodes the following proteins:
- a CDS encoding protein-tyrosine phosphatase family protein: protein MAIDELISRIEAQLTTGPYDPAVNKALIADAKVMMADDLAARKRLGPLIGRLKTAPPPSNDVDLNWLELSHGGIAIGHRPKMKLLKTMRASGVTHIMTLLSEKEGAKEIGRAAEQQGLTWLWLPLPSAEPPAQDRIEAINELFSHCVGALQAQAKIYIHCSAGIHRTGMIAYALLRYMGFNSSKSESLLADLRGVTANDVGDHRKRWGDQFSSQ, encoded by the coding sequence GTGGCAATAGATGAACTGATTAGCAGGATTGAAGCACAACTGACTACTGGTCCATACGACCCTGCTGTGAATAAAGCATTAATTGCAGACGCAAAAGTGATGATGGCTGATGACCTCGCGGCAAGAAAGCGGCTTGGCCCACTGATTGGTCGCCTAAAAACCGCCCCCCCGCCAAGTAACGATGTGGATTTAAACTGGCTTGAGCTATCCCATGGTGGCATAGCCATTGGCCACCGACCCAAAATGAAACTGCTGAAAACTATGCGAGCATCTGGTGTCACCCACATTATGACCTTGCTGTCTGAAAAAGAGGGCGCTAAAGAGATTGGGCGGGCAGCAGAGCAGCAGGGGTTAACGTGGCTGTGGTTACCCTTGCCATCGGCTGAGCCTCCAGCACAAGATCGCATCGAAGCGATCAATGAACTATTTAGCCACTGCGTAGGTGCACTGCAAGCACAGGCCAAAATCTACATTCACTGTTCTGCGGGGATCCATCGTACCGGCATGATCGCTTATGCGCTCTTAAGGTACATGGGATTTAACTCTTCAAAGTCAGAATCCCTGTTAGCTGATTTACGAGGCGTAACCGCGAATGATGTGGGTGATCATAGAAAGCGCTGGGGTGATCAGTTTTCTAGTCAATAG